A single region of the endosymbiont of Galathealinum brachiosum genome encodes:
- the acnB gene encoding bifunctional aconitate hydratase 2/2-methylisocitrate dehydratase, translating into MLEAYHKHAEERAAESLPPLALDAQQVADLIELIKNPGKENPEELMGLLVHRVPPGVDQAAYVKAAFLSAVAKGEVSCDLISRVTAVEILGTMLGGYNIQPLIACLDDSATATAAVTALSHTLLIYDAFHDIAEKAKTNKFAQQVIESWAAAEWFETKSEMPKEVTVTVYKVPGETNTDDLSPATEAWSRPDIPLHAKSMLVAKMENPLETIDELKKKGHPIAYVGDVVGTGSSRKSAINSVLWHMGEDIPFVPNKREGGVVLGGKIAPIFFNTAEDSGALPIECDVESMETGDVVTIFPYAGKIEKMDGTEICKFDLRPSTMPDEVRANGRIALIIGRGLTTRAREHLGLPANDTFLKPVDPVDTGKGFTQAQKIVGRACGVTGIRPGTYCEPVITTVGSQDTTGAMTRDELKELACLGFSADLVMQSFCHTAAYPKPIDINLQHNLPDFMQSRSGVSLRPGDGVIHSWLNRMILPDTVGTGGDSHTRFPMGISFPAGSGLVAFGAALGVMPLDMPESVLVRFKGEMQPGITLRDLVNAIPYVAIQKGLLTVEKKGKKNVFNGRVLEIEGLPDLKVEQAFELSDASAERSANGCSVRLNKEPIIEYLKSNITLLKWMIANGYEDQRTLQRRIDSMQAWLDNPELIEPDADAEYAEIIEIDLNEIKEPILACPNDPDDVKLLSDVQGTKIDEVFLGSCMTNIGHYRAAGKVLDGISNIPTRMWIAPPTKMDERQLTEEGYYSIFGKAGARTEMPGCSLCMGNQARVADNSTVISTSTRNFPNRLGNNADVYLASAELSAVTATLGYLPTAAEYMEKVKHLEPMADDIYRYLNFHEIAEYKDVADKVIPVTLA; encoded by the coding sequence AAGTCTACCTCCATTAGCGCTTGATGCTCAGCAAGTTGCTGATTTAATAGAATTAATCAAAAATCCTGGAAAAGAAAATCCAGAAGAACTGATGGGGTTACTGGTGCATCGTGTACCACCTGGAGTTGATCAGGCGGCTTATGTTAAAGCAGCATTCTTATCAGCTGTGGCTAAGGGAGAGGTTAGCTGTGATCTAATTTCACGTGTAACAGCGGTTGAAATACTGGGTACGATGTTAGGTGGTTACAATATTCAGCCATTAATTGCCTGTCTTGATGATAGTGCAACGGCTACTGCGGCTGTTACTGCGCTTTCTCATACGTTGCTTATTTATGATGCGTTTCATGATATTGCTGAAAAGGCTAAAACCAATAAGTTTGCTCAGCAGGTAATAGAATCATGGGCGGCGGCGGAGTGGTTTGAAACTAAATCTGAAATGCCTAAGGAAGTTACGGTAACGGTTTATAAAGTACCGGGTGAAACTAATACGGATGATTTATCTCCAGCAACAGAAGCCTGGAGTCGTCCTGATATTCCATTGCATGCCAAGTCTATGTTAGTTGCTAAAATGGAAAACCCATTAGAAACAATTGACGAGCTTAAAAAGAAAGGTCACCCGATTGCATATGTAGGTGATGTTGTAGGTACAGGTTCTTCACGTAAATCGGCGATTAATTCTGTGTTATGGCACATGGGTGAAGATATCCCTTTCGTTCCAAACAAACGTGAAGGTGGTGTTGTATTAGGTGGCAAGATTGCACCGATCTTTTTCAATACTGCTGAAGATTCAGGTGCATTACCGATTGAGTGTGATGTTGAATCAATGGAAACCGGTGATGTTGTTACGATATTTCCATATGCCGGTAAAATCGAAAAAATGGATGGCACTGAAATTTGTAAATTTGATTTACGACCTTCAACGATGCCGGATGAAGTGCGCGCAAATGGCCGTATTGCATTAATTATTGGCCGTGGTTTAACAACCCGTGCACGTGAACATCTGGGGCTTCCTGCTAACGATACATTCCTGAAACCGGTAGATCCTGTAGATACAGGTAAAGGTTTTACACAGGCGCAAAAAATTGTGGGTCGAGCATGTGGTGTTACGGGTATTCGCCCCGGCACATATTGTGAACCTGTTATTACTACAGTTGGATCACAGGATACAACCGGTGCAATGACACGAGATGAGTTAAAAGAATTAGCCTGTTTAGGTTTTTCAGCTGACTTAGTTATGCAGTCTTTCTGTCACACTGCAGCTTATCCAAAACCGATTGATATAAATCTACAACATAACCTGCCAGACTTTATGCAATCACGTTCCGGCGTTTCACTTCGTCCAGGTGATGGCGTAATTCATTCGTGGTTAAATCGAATGATTTTGCCAGATACAGTGGGTACTGGTGGTGATTCACATACTCGTTTCCCAATGGGCATTAGTTTCCCGGCGGGTTCAGGTTTAGTTGCATTTGGTGCAGCATTAGGTGTTATGCCATTAGATATGCCTGAGTCGGTATTAGTTAGATTTAAAGGTGAAATGCAGCCCGGAATTACATTACGTGATCTGGTTAATGCAATTCCTTATGTTGCTATTCAAAAAGGATTATTAACGGTTGAGAAGAAAGGCAAAAAGAACGTCTTTAATGGCCGTGTATTAGAAATTGAAGGTTTACCTGATTTAAAAGTTGAGCAGGCATTTGAATTATCTGATGCATCAGCTGAGCGTTCAGCAAATGGTTGTTCTGTTCGTTTGAATAAAGAACCTATCATTGAATACTTAAAATCAAATATCACTTTATTAAAGTGGATGATTGCAAATGGTTACGAAGATCAGCGTACATTGCAGCGTAGAATTGATTCAATGCAGGCCTGGTTAGATAATCCTGAATTAATCGAACCAGATGCAGATGCGGAATATGCAGAAATTATCGAAATCGATCTGAATGAAATTAAAGAGCCGATTCTAGCCTGTCCAAATGATCCGGATGATGTGAAATTATTATCTGATGTTCAGGGTACAAAAATTGATGAAGTTTTCCTTGGCTCATGTATGACAAATATTGGTCATTATCGTGCTGCGGGTAAAGTACTTGATGGTATTTCAAATATTCCTACAAGAATGTGGATTGCACCGCCAACTAAAATGGATGAGCGCCAGTTAACCGAAGAAGGTTACTACAGCATTTTTGGTAAAGCGGGTGCGAGAACTGAAATGCCGGGTTGTTCATTATGCATGGGGAATCAGGCGCGAGTTGCAGATAACTCAACGGTTATTTCAACTTCAACACGTAACTTTCCGAACCGTTTAGGTAATAACGCAGATGTTTATCTGGCCTCTGCAGAATTAAGTGCGGTAACTGCAACACTGGGTTATCTGCCAACTGCGGCGGAATACATGGAAAAAGTAAAACACCTTGAACCGATGGCAGATGATATTTACCGTTATCTTAATTTCCATGAGATCGCTGAATATAAAGATGTAGCAGATAAAGTTATACCAGTAACATTGGCTTAA
- the crcB gene encoding fluoride efflux transporter CrcB produces MKALLFVAMGGALGAVLRYSISSGIYNWFGRSFPYGTLVVNVIGSLAIGLLSVLLIEKFNVSQEVKLGLVVGVLGALTTFSTFSWDTVDLLQQGLIQKALLNVLLNVVVCISAVWVGTVWAKSMV; encoded by the coding sequence ATGAAAGCATTACTCTTTGTAGCAATGGGCGGGGCATTGGGTGCAGTGCTCCGCTATTCGATTTCATCAGGTATTTATAACTGGTTTGGTCGAAGTTTTCCTTATGGTACTTTGGTTGTAAATGTTATTGGTTCATTGGCAATTGGTTTGTTATCAGTATTGTTAATTGAAAAATTTAATGTGTCACAGGAAGTTAAACTGGGTTTAGTTGTAGGTGTGCTGGGAGCACTAACTACATTCTCTACGTTTTCCTGGGATACGGTTGATTTATTACAACAAGGATTAATTCAAAAAGCGTTGTTAAATGTTTTATTGAATGTTGTGGTTTGTATTAGTGCTGTTTGGGTCGGTACTGTTTGGGCTAAATCGATGGTTTGA
- a CDS encoding serine--tRNA ligase, protein MLDQKLLRTDIDTIAKNLAKHGYELDVNKFNDLEVKRKDLSVKTQDLQNERNTKSKGIGKAKANGEDIAPLLAEVSTLGDDLDAAKKQLDEVQLQIHEMMMDMPNLLDDSVPAGKCEDDNIEIRKWGEPVVLDFEAKDHVELGAPNDWLDFETATKLAGSRFVVMHGAMARMHRALIQFMLDLHTSEHGYEEVYVPYIVNTDSLRGTGQLPKFEEDLFSFTGESNYYLIPTAEVPVTNIARGTIVDAKDMPVKYTSHTPCFRSEAGSYGRDTRGMIRQHQFEKVEMVQLVKPEDSWAALDELTGHAEKILQKLNLPYRVLTLCAGDTGFSAAKTFDLEVWLPGQQAYREISSCSNFMDFQARRMSARWRNPETGKPELLHTVNGSGLAVGRTLVAVLENYQQADGSIHVPDVLQPYMGGVTVLQP, encoded by the coding sequence ATGCTAGATCAAAAATTATTAAGAACAGACATAGACACTATCGCTAAAAATCTGGCGAAACATGGTTATGAATTAGATGTAAATAAATTTAATGACCTCGAAGTAAAACGTAAAGACCTGTCTGTAAAAACACAGGACTTACAAAATGAGCGTAATACAAAATCTAAAGGCATCGGTAAAGCCAAAGCTAATGGTGAAGATATTGCACCATTATTGGCAGAAGTATCAACATTGGGTGATGATCTTGATGCAGCTAAAAAACAGCTCGATGAAGTGCAGTTGCAAATTCATGAAATGATGATGGATATGCCAAATCTTCTGGATGATTCTGTTCCAGCGGGTAAATGTGAAGATGATAATATCGAAATCAGAAAATGGGGAGAGCCCGTTGTTTTAGATTTTGAAGCTAAAGATCATGTGGAGTTAGGCGCGCCTAACGACTGGTTAGATTTTGAAACTGCAACGAAACTTGCAGGCTCACGTTTTGTGGTTATGCATGGTGCTATGGCAAGAATGCATCGTGCGTTAATTCAATTTATGTTAGACCTGCATACTTCTGAGCATGGTTATGAAGAAGTTTATGTGCCTTATATAGTTAATACAGATAGTTTACGGGGTACGGGGCAGTTACCTAAATTTGAAGAAGATTTATTTAGCTTTACTGGTGAAAGTAATTATTACCTGATTCCAACAGCTGAAGTGCCTGTTACTAATATTGCAAGAGGCACTATTGTTGATGCCAAAGACATGCCGGTAAAATATACTTCGCATACCCCCTGCTTTAGATCAGAAGCAGGATCTTATGGCCGGGATACCCGTGGTATGATTCGCCAGCATCAGTTTGAAAAAGTTGAAATGGTACAACTGGTGAAACCTGAAGATTCCTGGGCAGCATTAGATGAATTAACAGGACATGCGGAAAAAATATTGCAGAAACTGAATCTGCCTTACCGTGTATTAACACTATGTGCAGGTGATACAGGTTTTTCAGCAGCAAAAACGTTTGATCTTGAAGTCTGGTTACCCGGGCAGCAGGCTTACCGTGAAATTTCATCCTGTAGTAATTTTATGGATTTTCAGGCGCGTCGTATGAGTGCCAGATGGCGTAACCCGGAAACAGGTAAACCTGAATTACTACATACGGTTAACGGTTCTGGTCTGGCAGTTGGACGTACATTAGTTGCGGTGCTGGAAAACTATCAGCAGGCAGATGGCAGTATTCATGTGCCTGATGTCCTACAGCCCTATATGGGTGGTGTGACGGTTCTGCAGCCCTAG